The stretch of DNA CCGTGCCGCCTctctggcctggccggctTCTTGGCTGCGCTGattgcgctggctggctgggctgggctgggctggctgatCAACCTCACACTTCCCGAGGCACGCCGCCCCCTTTCCGTCCTCCCAaccgccagccagctagacctctttcttttttccttttttttttctctttaCTAACTTCCTCTTCCCCCTTCGTCCTCTCCTTCTTTTTGAGACGACGCTGTCCGGTTCCATCGTTGCGGCATTCACTCGTTCCTGCGACTACTTCGGTCACACGCCGTCCTAACTCCCTCTTGGATTGGATCCCACAGCTGCAGGTTGCTGCGCAGTCACTGTAGCTGCGCCACGCCCCTtacagacagacagcccgcagtgctcgctcgccgctcgcTTTATTAGGGAGagcccctccaccacccccggGGTCGCAATGCCTTCACTTCctgaggccgtcgtcgactcggtcCAGAGGCTCGGCCTCAACGGCTCGACGGAACACACCAACGGCTCCTCCAATGGCAACGTCAAAGTCCGCACTATCTGCTGCGTCGGCGCTGGCTATGTCGGTACGTCTCACAACCTCTCCCACCACGCATTGTCGCATGTCTCGCCCGCTGCGCCTGTTGAGCCAAGGGTCTTTCTTGTGTCTTGTCTTGCCGCCCCGCCATTAGCACACGCCCTCTTTTCTTCCCAACAGCGCGGGCCGCAGACAACGAACGAGCAATTGACTGACTGCTGCTCCCCACAGGTGGCCCGactgccgccgtcatcgccttCCAGAATCCGCACATCAAGGTGACGGTCGTCGATAGAGACACGACCCGCATCCGCCGCTGGAACTCGCGCCACCCTCCCATCTACGAGCCCGGCCTCCACGACATTGTGCGCATAGCCCGCGATGGTGGCCGCGAGGCGTCCTTCTCCAACGAGCCCGCGTCCGACAGCGAGGGAtcctcggccgacgagggtGAGACTGTCgtcccgccccgccccggcaACCTCTTCTTCACCACCGATGTCGCCACGAGCATCGCCGAGGCAgacatcgtcctcgtctccgTCAACACCCCCACCAAGGAGCGCggtgtcggcgccggcagcgccacTGACATGACCGCCTTCGAGGCCGTCACCGGCGTTGTTGCCCAGTACGCGCGCGAGGGTGCCATTATCGTCGAGAAGAGCACCGTCCCATGCCGGACggcccagctcgtcgccgataCCGTACGCGGCCCCCACGCGCAAACCTTGCTCAATGCCTCTGCTAATGCTTTCCTGCAGCTGTCCATGCATAGACCCGGCGTCCGCTTCGAGATCCTGTCCAACCCCGAGTTCCTGGCTGCCGGCACGGCCGTCAACGACCTGCTGTACCCCGACCGCATCCTCATCGGCTCTGCGCCTACACCGTCGGGCaaaaaggccgccgaggcgctggtcAGCGTCTATGCTGCCTGGGTTCCGCGCGAGCGCATCCTTACGACCAATGTCTGGTCCtcggagctggccaagctggtCGCCAACTCGATGCTGGCACAGCGCATCTCCAGCATCAACTCCATTTCGGCCGTCTGCGAGcagacgggcgccgacgtggacgaggtggCCAAAGCCATTGGTGTCGACCCGCGAATCGGCAACAAGTTCCTCATGGCTGGTATCGGCTTCGGCGGTAGCTGCTTCAAGAAGGACGTCTTGAACTTGGTCTACCTGGCCGACACCATGGGCCTGCCCGAGGTGGGCGAGTACTGGCGGCAGGTGGTCAAGATGAACGAGTACGCGCGTGACCGCTTCACCAACCGCGTCATCCGGTGCCTCAACAACACCTTGGTCGGCAAGAAGATCACCATTCTCGGCTATGCTTTCAAGAAGAACACGTCGGACACGCGCGAGGCGCCCGCGCTGGAGATGATCAAGACCCTGCTGGAGGAGCGACCCAGGGAGGTTGCCGTGTTTGACCCATGCTGCAACCCACTGGTGGTCAAGAAGGAGATTCTGgacctcctcggcgccgaggtcagCCAGCGCGTCCACGTCTATAGCAACGCGTATGACGCCTGCGAGGGCAgcacggccgtcgtcatcgccaccgaGTTTGACGAGTTCCGAAACCAGCCCGCCCCCAAgccggcaccggcgctggccccggaggcggcgcccaagaTGATTGGGCGCAAGCCAAACCCCAAGTCGGACCCGCGGCCGTTCAAGGGCTCGTCACCGACGGAGAACGAATTGCTGGCCCTGCACAAGCACCTGGTGCAGCGTCCGAGCGAGACTTCAGCCGACCCCCTGGACAGGTTCAACGTCGAGCCGAGCTGCGAGGCGGACTGCCCCGACTGCATCACGGAGCGCGAGAGcgagaagacgggcgaggccacGGGCATGGGCAGCGCAGAGGAGTACAAGCCCAAGGAGCGACTCGACTGGGTGCGCATCGCCGGGTCCATGGCCAAGCCGCGGTGGGTGTttgacggccgaggcgtcaTCGACTCGCGGGAGATGGTCAAGCTCGGCGTAAGAGTCGAGagcgtcggccgccagcaccgctTCTGATTTGGGCGCAGCACGTGAGCGACGGCATGCATATCAACGGCCGAAAACCATGTTAATCTTGGATGTTGCATCGGCGCACGTTCCTCTCGGGAGGGCTTGCGCCGTTATTGTTTTAACGGGCATGAGCACAAGTTTTGGACCAGGAGGAATGGGGTTTACTAGCAGGCTATAGCACTGCTTCATCGTGGGTGGGCAGACCCTGAGGGGGCCAAGACCACAataccgccgcctccagagaggaggagcaagaaAGAAAGACCTTGTCGAGATTTAGAGGGGCTTGGAAGAAATTCATGCCGCCGGACGAGTGGCTTCATATTGCTAGATCAATTTACAGCGATACCTTTTTGCCTCATGGCCGCATGAGACGTGAgggcggacgggggcggcgcacTGGCCATCCCATCCTGTTGCAAAGACAACAGGCATTGTCGGCTTTAACAAGTGTTTGAAGCAACTCAATCACGGATGATCAGCCGCTACCGTcgccgcgtgcgtgcgggagagggagagagagaggatgAACGCCTCTAAGCACCGCCCGCGACAGACAGGTTTGTCCGACGCAGCGAGGGGCGGCTCTCCCCATGGCATCGGCATATCACAGTTCGTGGTCCCGGCGCCACGCGGGGTTTCGATGGCGGATGCGCTTTctcgtctctctctctcagtGTGTGTGTCTCCTTGTGTGTTTCACCGGCGATCCACCCGCGTCTCAGCCTTCCATGACGACACCCATTCGccgctcctccccctcctcctcctccccgacggaaacaaaaaaaaaagaaagaggGCACGTCCGCGGATTTGAATCGAACCGAACCGacccgcggcgacgatgcgcagTTTCGGATCGCGGCATGGTGAGGCAGCCTACCTGGCGGGAGAGGGTTGATTGACTGACGCACGGGGAAGAGGGCAGATGCAcccgacgggggcggggaggggggagggccgCACGAACAGCAtgggccagccaggcagAACCACTCCCCCCAGGGGGAACATCGCTTCTCTTTCAGATGGCGTTTCAggtccgaggacgagccacGAGGTCTTTTCGGGGGACGAGGGAGGGTTGCGGGAAAGACgagagggaaggagggaggtGTCATTGACCTTGCCTCGCATCACGACCACGATCTCgcgagagacagagagagtgTCTGAGGCTGTTGTcggatcgtcgtcgttgaacACTGACGGACTGACCTTTCCGAacccccgtcgccgctctctctctctctagGGGACGACCGACACGCGAGAGCCTTCTCACAGTCCGGCTCGGGCTCACAAAACGACTTGCGAGATTTACGTTTCATTCATTCACCATCATCTCgggaaaaaaaggggggggagcggaCCGATCGAAAgaggtgaggaggagggtgagaagcgagcgagcgagcgagcggccgCCCAGACGGTACATGCGAACACGACGATACAAGCACACCGCTCACCAGGGACGAGGACCAGCATCCGCCCatcagacagacagacagacagacagagagcgcgcgcgctcccCACGAGCGGCGAGAGGCGAGGAGCCAAAGCCAGCGAACTTGGCTACTttcctccatccatccttccATCCTTCCATCATCCCCCATGAAAGCAGCGccgcaccacgccgccgggctgaccgccgccgccgccgtgctgctcgcggccgtggcctcggcgggcaaCGCGCTCCCGCCGGACAGCATCCCGCTGCGGTGCGCGACGATATGCGGGCCCATGGTCGAGCTGACGGCGCTGTGCAGCGTGCCGTCCCCCGGCAGGATggcgaagcggcggcgcgtcgacAATTTAGCGACAccggggcggcagcagaaTCACAGGACGGCTTCGAttgcgacgacggcggcgacggagcaggcggaggagaaaggggagggggcggaaGGATCGGTCGAGGTCGCGGGCGTGGCCGGTGATGCCGGTGACGATAGTGGtgtcggcgagctggaaAAGAGGTCGTTTGTGACCAttgtggcgccgccgacgtcgctcCCGCCCGGGTTCACGGTGTCGACGCCGGATACTActccgtcgtcatccgaGGCCTGGACCGCCcagcagggcgtcgtcgtctcgccgcggATATCGAGGGTCACGCCCGTGATatcgacgcgcgcgcggcagccAGACCAATacatcaccaccactccCACGCCCGGAGCGCCCCCCTCGCCCATCGGCGTCAGCACGACGGGGCTGGCCctgggcgccgacgggccgccgcggggctcGACCGTGAATTCGCccgtgatgccgtcgtcagcgGCGCCAACGAGCCAGCAATCCTTAcccgatgatgatggcggcgacgactctacggcgacgccgccgccgccaccgccgccaccgccgccgccgacgacggttacgacgacagcggctACTGCTACAAGTGTGGCTGATGCGGTGACCAAGGGTCCTTCTCCGGGCGGTAGCAACATGGGCATGGAGCaggacggccacggcggcaacggcggcaacggcgatggAGATGGGGACGGAGACGCTCCGGACCCGGAGGAGGAGTGCGTGTGCAAGAACCGCAGCTtcgacgtcgcgcaggtGGCCGGGCTGTGCGCCGACTGCATcatgcagggcggcgacctgcaCAACAGTATGTGTTCCCCCCTTGATCTCTCTACCTATGTATCTGAATGCCATGTTCCCCTTTTTGAGtatcacacacacacacacacacacacacacacacatcgGCATCCTCACCTTTCCGAGCCAGGGGATTGATGATGTAAATCTCTTTGCCGGAGAAAACTAGCCTGCTGACTTTGCCTCTCCTCCCACAGACATGAACATCATCATGGCAACGTGCAACTTCCCCAAGGTCGGCTACTCCCCCGCCAGGGACAGCATCGCCGTCAACGTCAACGTCAAGGCGATCCGCCCTCCCGGCAACGGcacggcctcgtccggcGGCTCGGGGCCTTGCGtggacgccgtcgccgccgctgggcgcgccgcgctggtggcagcggcggtggtggctcTAGCCGTGGGCGGGGGCGTGTTTGGTTGAGCGCCCCGACATTTTCAGactttttttatttttattttttcaatggcttttttttttccctcttTGGGGCCTTTGCCTGTCCctgtcttcttcttccttttgATTAGACAAATGATGCGCGGCGTTGGTATCTGTGGTTGGGGGTTCAGGGTAGCATTCATGAGGCACaacgggaggggagggatgTGGACGATGCATGTTGTCTGGTGTTGTGtggatgtgtgtgtgcgtgctcTCAGGCAAGGTGAACACACAAACATGAGCTTCTGAATGATGGGACAAAGAAATCCTATGACGCAAAATTCCTGGATGGCTCTCTGGACGTTGCGGCTCTTGTCAAGGAGTTTGTCAGCCTTTGTGGGGTTGGTTTATATCGAATCCAGTCGTGAGCGGAAAGGGGGGCCGGCCTCAACTGAAGCCTAGCTTATATATGTATGAATACATTGGTGCCTGGTATGACGGTATAGCCAGCTCGAGTTGTAAAACGtttcaaaaaaaaaaaaaaaaaaaagagttGTTCGTGTTTCCCACAGTAGGACAGGACGCTCATCACGATCCATCCCGCCGATGCCACCCCTCCCTCTTTGCACATCACCCGCGACGCGGGCTGCACCACGgacgggcgacggccaggccacaaaccctcgccgcctcagcGCACTGCTCGTGCTGCGGAGTGTCCGCTACGCCCAGCTCCGGCGTGTCCTGGCCAGGCTCAACTCCCGTCGGGGAGTTGGCTGGTCCATGCCCCTGACATGACCCTGACGCGGTCGTCGCCCAGTATGCAcgggcccggccggccggtcgtTGTTGGGCTTTGTGAAGCGGATTGCAATTTTGCAAGCGTCCGCCCTCTGGGACGGCTTTCGtcctcgttggcggcggctcgccggGCAGAACCACCAGACAGCGGACCATGGTTCGTTGTTTACCGGTACTTTTACACATTCAGGGGGTGAGAGATGCGGGAAAAGAAGCATTACATTGCACCAACAGGGCCATCATTatcaacatcatcatcatcacaacATGAAAACAGACAGATATGGAAAAGCTCAAGAGGGTTGAACATGGCCAGTACGTAATACATGACGTGCGTGGTTTTCtcacacacgcgcgcgcacatgtatgtatatatatatatatatatatataaggttGTGCGACATGCAAtggccccccttccccgaTGCTCTGGAATCTCCATGCTGACGACTTGCTGTTGACTCGAACGGCTACTACActagccgccgccgccgccattcgAAATTGAAAGTCTTTGCCCCCCTTTTTACCATGAAGCCGCCTTGCCCGACCACCGCCCTCATCGTTGCCCTCCACCTCTCGTCGTCTTGGGCCCTACAACACCTTTCTCCACGTGGcaaaggcagcagcaggagcagcaagATCCCCAAATGGGAGCCATGTCACGATCCCGACACTGGGAGCACCGTATTTCAAGGCGTGAGTCACCCACCCCCCCAGAGCCAGACTCTTTCCTTCTTTCCTTGCTATCTTTCTGTCATTGTTTGCCGCCACcttttcttctcctcctccttcttcttcctctttctctctcctcctcctcctcctcctcctcctcctcctcctcctcctcctcctcctcctcctcctcctcctcctcctcctcctcctcctcctcctcctcctcctcctcctcctcctcctcctcctcctcctcctccgcctcttcttcttcttcttcttcttcttcttcttcttcttcttcttcttcttcttcttcttcttcttcttcttcttcttcttcttcttcttcttcttctccttcttctccttcttcctcttcttcttcttctcctcctcctccttcttcttcttctgccgctgctgccgctgctgttgctctGGTCGTTGGCTAACGCAATCACTGAtggtgtgcgtgtgtgtgtttgcGGGTGTAGTCCTGCTCCTCCTACACCAACAACTGCACCGTTAGTGTCCCCCACGTTATACCAGCGCAGGGACGGGGCACGCCGAGCTGGATTTGGGTGAGCTTGGAGTTGCCATGCATGGCAGAACATTCGGTAGGTTTGATATAAGACTCTCCgtcccgcctcctcccccaccccccccttctctccccccccctctctctcctgctgccgccgcggctgctgcctgcACTGGCATTGCCCATTCCTTCCATTTTTCTCTAGAATTCTCCGTACTAAGTCCAAGATGCAGTGCGGCGCGGAAGGCAACCACTGCAGCTATAGCATCGAGCTCCTCACGGTGGTTTGCGACCCCCATACGATGGGCACCTCACCGCCAGTCTACGACGAGTCCAGTTCAACCCCGCCGTCTTGCGACGAGACTGGGAACAATATTTGAGACTATGTGTCTGATCTATGCAGCATAGCATTTGCGCGTCCGCATGTAAAACTCGGAAGAGGTCGGTTGGGGGTCTACCTACGGGCCCAGCTACAGCAAAtcttttttttggggggggggggggttggccttctttctttctcgaAAGCTTGTCTAGGATTTCGAAAGTGAGTGAAGCGAAGCTTTGGCTTGCAGGAACGCGATGCTGGATTCAAATAAAGCCATTCGTGAAAGATTCCCTCGCCCAAGGGATACTGTCTGTCTCGTCATCGACTTTGGTCATTCCCCAGCACCACGATGCGGCAAAGACGTTGGGGATGGGGGAATCACTTTATGAAAAGATAATCCATGCCTCATTCTCGCTCTCTTTGTCTCCGggtctctctcttctctccttctctccccggcgcggtcgaggcggctgctGACCGCGTATCAAGGCCTGCATGACGTGACTGGAGGATGGCAGCACCCTTCCAGTGGTCAGAcaacggtggcggcggaagaAGTGGAAGAGTAAGACAACCTAGCTTGCGGACTTGTTGGAGAGCGGGGACTGGGGGGAGGGACGCCCTCCGCCCGCTGCCCTGCCGTGGAGTTAACGGCAACGCCATCTCCGACGTGCGTAAACACCATTGACACTTGACTCTTcagggcccgccgcctgctttctaactactaacttagtTAACTCAGTAGCTGGACAAGGCAAAGGAGGCGGCTACAGACGTCAGAGGCAGAGAGAGTATTTAATCCATTGCGCCTGGTCTCGGGATGAGTATTGATGGCTGGGGATCTCACACAACTCACTCAGGAGTCGGGACAATTGACGGCTCTCAAACTTGATCCAAACTGCAGCCACACACCCTCACGTCTTGAGctcgcatccatccatccgtgtACTATTTTATTTTTCTTAAAAAAACATTGCCTCGCGGCATCCATCCCCCAGCTGCCATCTCGTCCTacaccaccaaccaccaccataTCACGattcaccaccatcaccaccaccttcatcaccatcaccatcgccgccatcatcaccatcaccaccatcaccacgaCTCAAatcaccacccacccaccagaCAGTCACGTCAATCCCACCATGCACCTCATTCTCaccggcgccaccggcctcgtcggctcgtcggccctcgacgccatgctcaaggccaaggacgtgACCAAAATCTCCATCCTCAGCCGCAAGCCCGTGCCCATGGCCGAGGCCCGGCGCGACCCGCGCGTCAGCGTCATCCTGCACCGCGACTTCGGGACGTACGACGCCCAGCTGCTCGAccggctgcgcgacgccgacggctgcgTCTGGGCCCTCGGCATCAGCCAGACAAAGGTCTCGGCAGACGAGTACGTCAAGATCACCAAGGACTATaccctcgcggccgcccgctcctTTGCCACGCTGCGCTCGTctccctcttcttcgtcctcctctccatctcctccctcctccggTAGCGACACCGGCGGCGCaaagcaacagcagcagcagcaacaacaacaacaacatcaacagCAAAACAGGCCCTTCCGCTTCATCTACGtctcgggcgagggcgccaccCAGTCCCCCGGCCGCTTCTCCGCCATCTTCGCCCGCGTcaagggcgagacggagcaggccctcgccgacctgaCGCGCGAGCTGTCCTCCCGCCTGCAGGCCGACTCGGTGCGCCCGGCCTTTGTCGACGCCTCGCGccacgacgccatcaagcCGTACATCCCGGACCCGGGCGCGCTCTACCGCGCCGGCATGGTGCCCCTGGGCCCGCTCATCCGCACCGCCTTTCGGGGCATGCACTCGCCCaccgagcagctcggcgccttCCTGACGCAAATGGCCACGggcaagctcgacggcgacctcgagggGCCCGGGGCGTTCAAGCTGGGCCCATCGTGGGTCATTGAGAATGTCGGCCTCCGGCGCATCATGGGCCTGTAAGTAGTAATAGCAACGGGAGAGCAGCTACGTcggtgcagcggcagcagcggcagcagcagcagcaaggcgtTTATGGGCTTTTGGACATGTGTTGGCACGTTCATGAGGGTGCCCCACGGAGTTTGAGGGTCTCATCAAAGGCTTTTTCGGCACAGTCTACGGAGTACCAGGGGGCTGGAAGCCGCCGACTGAGACAATCGTGGGCTGCGTTCATACCACACAGCATTGTTGTTGTGCTTTCCATGGTAgtaggcggcggcctcgctccAGGTCCGTCTTGGGAGCTGCGTGCTTACCATGTACGAATACGTACGTAATGATAATGATTATTCTCCCAAGCCAGCGGCCATGCCAGGGGCCCAAGGCTTCTGCATCTAGTACTACTACAGACTCTGAAGCGGTCTCAATCTCTTGGCTGAAATTGTAAACAAAGAAAAGTCCGTACGTGATGGGGTCCGTTttcacgccgccgccgccatttCGACCGCATCTCCCGAAGCGGGCACGCGAATCCGGCAGCTCGGAGCGGGAgatcgtcgacgacggcgcgccgtcctgcgcaCCACGAGTCTGTGGATACTAGCGAGTTCAACGCGAACCGTCAGGACTCAAGAGTAACTAATTCCTCTCCAGCACTTTCCAACGCGTCCTAAAATTCCTCGAGTCTACCTACGTGGGTGGCAGGAGATATCAACGTGAAGCCTGAGTGAGAgatctctctctctcccgccTCCTTTTTACAACGGGGGAACCGCCCCGAAATCGCAATTGCATGCCAACTCGTGGCTCCCTCGAGACTCAccagtctctctctctcttttttttttaccCTCTCGTCCTTTCTTCGACTATCGGCCGACCGCCGGATCAAgggctgcgtcgccgcggtcTCGACCTGCCCTTCGCCGGCATTGAACCACCCGCCTCGCAGGTGAGACATCCAAGGGACTAAAGACGGCCATGTTCCAGATGGGCTAGCTGATAGTAACGATAGTAGGTAGTGCTAGGAACGCACCCCTCATTTGACGTTTAGGAGGAAGCATGTGCCACGTAGCAGTACAGATAGACCCTTGTtaggggggggagggggctcAAAACGCGTTCCCGTCGGTTGGGGGAGACGCGACAGATCGGCGCTGCTTATACCGCTGTTGTTCAACTCTCTCATCAAGCCCACGTGTGCCGGCACTGTTTACTTCATTCTATTTTTTTTCCTTCCGAAGGGGGAGACGCAGGAAGCAGCTCAGCAATTACCTCCCCTCCCGTTTTGGGATGCGATTTTGAGTTTCCGTAGcggggcacgcacgcacgcacagctTTCCGTCTTTCTGCCCGCGTGCAGCCTTCCTTAGTAGAAGAGACAGCAAAAAAATGTAAACAATCTTGGGTGGGAGAGAGCCTACGGCGTTCGAGAACGCGGTTGCTGGAACGCCGAGCCGGTTCGTCCGTCCCGCCTCcaatctctctctctctcgctctctctgGTAacagtacgtagtacgtactgtCTTACACGCATTGCTCCCTTTCCGACGACGCCACGGGCTGGGCCTCTCGGTATGCAGGCACGCGAAGTGTCTTGTCTTGGGTTGatgaaccccccccctttaCTCTGCTACTATACTCCCACTACTGCTTACGGTTGCTACTTACAACTTGGTACCTCAGAGCACGAAGCCCTCTcgcaaggtcaaggcggGCAGTGTATCTCCGGAACCATCATCTCCAACAAGAGGGTAGTTTCTCACCATCCCCCCCCTACCCCCTCATCCATAAACGAACATTCCATATCGCGTCGGGAGGCGCCCGTGGGATGACCGTCGCGTTCGTCCCGCGCACTCAACCCGTCAAGTCAACCACCCGCAAAGGAACACGACCCAAGCCCTCTCAGTATATAAACACCACCCGACCATGGCCTCGAACCAAGCGGTCCCCCCTTTGCCCCCTGAGTGAGACTCACGCCAACCGCCCATCTCGACAACCCGCTCACGTCAACGACTCGTGcagcaaccccccccccccggatAGATAGAGCAACACCGGACGTGTGTTCCCCCATCATCATATCACCACCATGATGGGCGacaccagccgccgcggcggccccagctgggccaagctcgccgccctggccgctctcctggccgcgccggcagcccGAGCCGGCGAGCCCGAGCATCACCCGCACTACGTCTCGacggtcgaggtcgtcgtcaccacgTATCTCGAGTACGGTGCCTGCGCCAACCTCTGCCCCATCGGCTTCAAGACCATGCTCGAGAAGCCCACCACCCATGACCAGCATcacgccacgacgacgtgtGGTTGCGAGGACGACCACCCGCACGAGAGCCACCACGAGTCGCACTCGTATCATCCTTCCACGCCACACAACCACACGACCCCCGTGAAGACGACGCCTACCGCGCCGCATCACACCCACCCGGATCCCACGCATCCCCATTACAGTCACCCGGATCACACTCCTCCCCCTCACAGCACCCCGTCCAGCGGGcatcctcccccgccgtACCACCCGCCTTCCAGCGAGCATCCCCCGCCTCCCTACCACCCTCCCTCCAGCAACcaccctccgcctcctccgtaCACGACCCCCGGTTACCATCACCCTCCGCCCGGCGACAACTATCCTCCTCCCGGTGACTACTATCCGCCTCCCGGTGACGACTACTACCCACcccctggcggcgacgactggCCTCCCTCTGGCGACTATCCTTTTCCCGGCAAGGCTCCCGGCAAGGCTcccggcaagggcaagcctCATCATGGCGATGgaaaggacgacgacgatggtgaaCAGTGCTATGGTTCGGACAAAACCGCCTTCTGCGTCGGGCCCGATGGACACGTCGTGGGAGCTTCTGGCCACGAAATCATCGACCACTTTCTCG from Purpureocillium takamizusanense chromosome 6, complete sequence encodes:
- a CDS encoding UDP-glucose 6-dehydrogenase (EggNog:ENOG503NWU3~COG:G~COG:T) — its product is MPSLPEAVVDSVQRLGLNGSTEHTNGSSNGNVKVRTICCVGAGYVGGPTAAVIAFQNPHIKVTVVDRDTTRIRRWNSRHPPIYEPGLHDIVRIARDGGREASFSNEPASDSEGSSADEGETVVPPRPGNLFFTTDVATSIAEADIVLVSVNTPTKERGVGAGSATDMTAFEAVTGVVAQYAREGAIIVEKSTVPCRTAQLVADTLSMHRPGVRFEILSNPEFLAAGTAVNDLLYPDRILIGSAPTPSGKKAAEALVSVYAAWVPRERILTTNVWSSELAKLVANSMLAQRISSINSISAVCEQTGADVDEVAKAIGVDPRIGNKFLMAGIGFGGSCFKKDVLNLVYLADTMGLPEVGEYWRQVVKMNEYARDRFTNRVIRCLNNTLVGKKITILGYAFKKNTSDTREAPALEMIKTLLEERPREVAVFDPCCNPLVVKKEILDLLGAEVSQRVHVYSNAYDACEGSTAVVIATEFDEFRNQPAPKPAPALAPEAAPKMIGRKPNPKSDPRPFKGSSPTENELLALHKHLVQRPSETSADPLDRFNVEPSCEADCPDCITERESEKTGEATGMGSAEEYKPKERLDWVRIAGSMAKPRWVFDGRGVIDSREMVKLGVRVESVGRQHRF
- a CDS encoding uncharacterized protein (SECRETED:SignalP(1-25~SECRETED:cutsite=ASA-GN~SECRETED:prob=0.4856)~EggNog:ENOG503PXZ8) codes for the protein MKAAPHHAAGLTAAAAVLLAAVASAGNALPPDSIPLRCATICGPMVELTALCSVPSPGRMAKRRRVDNLATPGRQQNHRTASIATTAATEQAEEKGEGAEGSVEVAGVAGDAGDDSGVGELEKRSFVTIVAPPTSLPPGFTVSTPDTTPSSSEAWTAQQGVVVSPRISRVTPVISTRARQPDQYITTTPTPGAPPSPIGVSTTGLALGADGPPRGSTVNSPVMPSSAAPTSQQSLPDDDGGDDSTATPPPPPPPPPPPTTVTTTAATATSVADAVTKGPSPGGSNMGMEQDGHGGNGGNGDGDGDGDAPDPEEECVCKNRSFDVAQVAGLCADCIMQGGDLHNNMNIIMATCNFPKVGYSPARDSIAVNVNVKAIRPPGNGTASSGGSGPCVDAVAAAGRAALVAAAVVALAVGGGVFG
- a CDS encoding uncharacterized protein (EggNog:ENOG503NVQP~COG:T) codes for the protein MHLILTGATGLVGSSALDAMLKAKDVTKISILSRKPVPMAEARRDPRVSVILHRDFGTYDAQLLDRLRDADGCVWALGISQTKVSADEYVKITKDYTLAAARSFATLRSSPSSSSSSPSPPSSGSDTGGAKQQQQQQQQQQHQQQNRPFRFIYVSGEGATQSPGRFSAIFARVKGETEQALADLTRELSSRLQADSVRPAFVDASRHDAIKPYIPDPGALYRAGMVPLGPLIRTAFRGMHSPTEQLGAFLTQMATGKLDGDLEGPGAFKLGPSWVIENVGLRRIMGL
- a CDS encoding uncharacterized protein (SECRETED:SignalP(1-30~SECRETED:cutsite=ARA-GE~SECRETED:prob=0.9125)); translated protein: MMGDTSRRGGPSWAKLAALAALLAAPAARAGEPEHHPHYVSTVEVVVTTYLEYGACANLCPIGFKTMLEKPTTHDQHHATTTCGCEDDHPHESHHESHSYHPSTPHNHTTPVKTTPTAPHHTHPDPTHPHYSHPDHTPPPHSTPSSGHPPPPYHPPSSEHPPPPYHPPSSNHPPPPPYTTPGYHHPPPGDNYPPPGDYYPPPGDDYYPPPGGDDWPPSGDYPFPGKAPGKAPGKGKPHHGDGKDDDDGEQCYGSDKTAFCVGPDGHVVGASGHEIIDHFLGDP